A window of Sphingobium herbicidovorans contains these coding sequences:
- the tolR gene encoding protein TolR, translating into MAMSGPPSHRRGRGRAPMADINVTPLVDVMLVLLIIFMVTAPLLVTGVPVNLPETRAKGLDQDQKPTIVSIDRDGGLYIDEAEVSDADLPGRLAEITSANAGKAEPPQIFLRADTGLDYGRVMRVMGELNRAGLNKVALVSTGGNDAALGDGSE; encoded by the coding sequence ATGGCCATGTCCGGCCCGCCCTCTCATCGTCGTGGCCGTGGCCGCGCGCCGATGGCCGACATCAACGTCACGCCACTGGTCGATGTCATGCTGGTGTTGCTCATCATCTTCATGGTGACGGCCCCGCTGCTCGTCACCGGCGTTCCCGTGAACCTGCCCGAAACCCGCGCCAAGGGGCTGGATCAGGACCAGAAGCCGACCATCGTCTCCATCGACCGCGACGGCGGCCTTTATATCGACGAAGCCGAAGTCAGCGACGCCGACCTGCCGGGCCGCCTGGCCGAAATCACCTCCGCCAATGCGGGCAAGGCGGAACCGCCGCAGATATTCCTGCGCGCCGACACCGGCCTCGACTATGGCCGGGTGATGCGGGTCATGGGCGAACTGAACCGCGCGGGCCTGAACAAGGTGGCGCTGGTCAGCACCGGGGGCAACGACGCCGCGCTCGGCGACGGTTCAGAATAG
- the tolB gene encoding Tol-Pal system beta propeller repeat protein TolB has translation MKRFGITALLALCAAFAPSALAQLSVDVTGEIESNLKIVVPALPAQAEVSTPAGSSTDLGRKIAEVIATDLKGSGLFDPSGPGGIPTIAFPEVTNPAYDKWGAYQALVQGFVRTTGGEADITVGCYLYDVALKQELTRQGFIVAPRDWRRAAHKCADAIYARLSGESPFFDSRIAYIAESGPKGNRTKRLAIMDSDGANHRFITNGQSIALTPRFSPDYKSIVYVSYLGSRVRIYVYDIGSGRQRLVTESNNATFAPRWSPDGRNILFSMAVAGNTDIYRVSAQGGQPVRLTTAPGIDVGGSYSPDGARIVFESDRSGSQQIYVMNADGSGQRRISHGGGRYATPEWSPRGDLIAFTKISGDFKIAVMTPDGGNERILTSGWQDEQPTWSPNGRVLQYFRTTPGRNGSSQVWQVDLTGVNERRIPTPLSGSDPAWGPLLP, from the coding sequence ATGAAACGCTTCGGAATAACCGCACTGCTTGCCCTTTGCGCAGCCTTTGCCCCCTCGGCACTCGCCCAGCTGTCTGTGGATGTGACGGGTGAGATTGAGAGCAACCTGAAAATCGTCGTCCCCGCCCTGCCCGCGCAGGCGGAAGTTTCGACGCCGGCGGGCTCATCCACCGACCTTGGTCGCAAGATCGCCGAAGTCATCGCCACGGACCTTAAAGGCTCCGGCCTGTTCGATCCGTCCGGGCCCGGCGGCATCCCGACCATCGCTTTCCCCGAAGTCACCAACCCCGCCTATGACAAATGGGGCGCCTATCAGGCGCTGGTGCAGGGCTTTGTCCGCACCACCGGCGGCGAAGCGGACATCACCGTCGGCTGTTACCTCTATGACGTCGCGCTGAAACAGGAACTGACCCGTCAGGGCTTCATCGTCGCGCCCCGCGACTGGCGGCGCGCCGCGCATAAATGCGCCGACGCCATCTACGCCCGCCTGTCGGGGGAAAGCCCCTTCTTCGACAGCCGCATCGCCTATATCGCGGAGAGCGGGCCCAAGGGGAACCGCACCAAGCGCCTCGCCATCATGGATAGCGATGGCGCGAACCACCGCTTCATCACCAACGGCCAGTCGATTGCGCTCACCCCGCGCTTCTCGCCCGACTACAAGTCGATCGTCTATGTCAGCTATCTGGGCAGCCGGGTGCGCATCTATGTCTATGACATCGGCAGCGGCCGTCAGCGGCTCGTCACCGAAAGCAACAATGCGACTTTCGCGCCGCGCTGGTCGCCCGATGGCCGCAACATCCTCTTTTCCATGGCGGTCGCGGGCAATACCGACATCTACCGCGTGTCGGCGCAGGGTGGCCAGCCGGTCCGCCTCACCACCGCGCCGGGCATCGACGTCGGCGGCAGCTATTCGCCCGATGGCGCACGCATCGTCTTTGAAAGCGACCGTTCCGGCAGCCAGCAAATCTACGTCATGAACGCCGACGGCTCCGGCCAGCGCCGCATCAGCCATGGCGGCGGCCGCTATGCCACGCCCGAATGGAGCCCGCGCGGCGACCTGATCGCCTTCACGAAGATTTCGGGCGACTTCAAGATCGCCGTCATGACGCCGGACGGCGGCAATGAGCGCATATTGACCAGCGGCTGGCAGGATGAACAGCCGACCTGGTCGCCCAATGGCCGCGTCCTGCAATATTTCCGCACCACGCCCGGTCGCAACGGCTCCAGCCAGGTCTGGCAGGTCGATCTTACCGGGGTCAACGAACGCCGCATCCCCACCCCGCTCAGCGGCTCGGACCCTGCCTGGGGTCCATTGCTGCCCTGA
- the pal gene encoding peptidoglycan-associated lipoprotein Pal: MKLTRPLLIAGCVLALAACGKKAPKDLPPPPPTDTSAQTGTDIGGTSGVVKGSQQDFVASVSSDRIFFDTDQYDVDMQDQQTLQSQAAWLQQNPNVRVTIEGHADERGTRDYNIALGERRANAAKNYLASLGIDPSRINTVSYGKERPAALGSDEASWAQNRRAVTVTVQY; this comes from the coding sequence ATGAAACTCACCCGCCCCCTTCTCATCGCAGGATGCGTCCTGGCCCTCGCCGCCTGCGGCAAGAAAGCGCCCAAGGATCTGCCTCCCCCGCCGCCCACCGACACCAGCGCCCAGACCGGGACCGACATTGGCGGGACCAGTGGTGTGGTGAAGGGCAGCCAGCAGGATTTCGTCGCCTCCGTCTCGTCCGACCGCATCTTCTTCGACACCGACCAATATGATGTCGACATGCAGGACCAGCAGACATTGCAGAGCCAGGCCGCCTGGTTGCAGCAGAACCCCAATGTCCGCGTCACGATCGAAGGCCATGCCGACGAACGCGGCACCCGCGACTACAACATCGCCCTGGGCGAACGCCGCGCCAACGCCGCGAAAAACTATCTCGCATCGCTCGGCATCGATCCCAGCCGCATCAATACCGTCAGCTATGGCAAGGAACGCCCCGCCGCGCTGGGTTCCGACGAAGCCTCCTGGGCGCAGAACCGCCGCGCGGTGACCGTCACCGTTCAATATTGA
- a CDS encoding MarR family transcriptional regulator: protein MSRLEMERALARKLPLLARSWRALADEALAEFRVSNSAGWCLVHLDRLGAEARQADLAQLLGITQPSLVRTLDQLEAMALVERVPNPDDKRSNTIRFTAAGKELAGLIEERLDGLRRELLDGVPDAAIEITANLLELFGRRIAERRQRC from the coding sequence ATGTCACGATTGGAGATGGAGCGCGCGCTGGCGCGGAAGTTGCCTTTGTTGGCGCGTAGCTGGCGGGCGCTGGCTGATGAGGCGTTGGCGGAATTTCGGGTATCCAATAGCGCGGGCTGGTGCCTTGTGCATCTGGATCGGCTGGGCGCCGAGGCGCGGCAGGCGGATCTGGCGCAGCTGCTTGGGATCACCCAGCCGTCGCTGGTCAGGACGCTGGATCAGTTGGAGGCGATGGCGCTGGTGGAGCGCGTGCCCAATCCCGATGACAAGCGATCCAATACCATCCGCTTTACTGCGGCGGGCAAGGAGCTGGCCGGGCTGATCGAGGAACGGCTTGATGGCTTGCGGCGCGAACTGCTGGACGGGGTGCCCGATGCCGCCATCGAGATTACGGCGAACCTGTTGGAACTGTTCGGTCGCCGAATCGCCGAGCGCCGCCAGCGGTGCTGA
- a CDS encoding M16 family metallopeptidase, with protein MTFFPLSRRLMLALGLSSLALAPMTQAVSAPVAASPAPLSSLVEAVDIPYEQFTLKNGLRVIVHTDRKAPVVAVSVWYHVGSRFEPKGKTGFAHLFEHLMFYGSENADGPFFGRLEDIGATDWNGTTWFDRTNYFETVPTGALDRALFLEADRMGHLLGAVTQAKLDTQRGVVQNEKRMGENEPYGLVEYAQLAAMLPEGHPYRHSTIGSMADLNAASLADVQNWFKTHYGPNNAVLVLAGDIDAPTARAKVEKWFGDIPSGPAPKDVDATVPTLPQDVEKVMHDNVAATRLYRNWIVPGVNSADLPQLDLAMSVFGGLKSSRLDNILVRGEKVAVAVKANVQPFEKLSIAEITVDVKPGQDAAAVGKRLDQLLADYLAKGPTSDEVQRAATRQLSGTIGGLEKVGGFSGKAVTLAEGAVYSNDPGKYKKDLALYAAATPQSVSAAARKWLGRPVFRLTVAPGERSPEDNALAGNATHRPAYFRDPQKPAPAAATPPAPTSIAAPAIEPVKDLEFPKVEHAKLTNGIPVVFARRATVPVIRVSVSFDAGNAADDKAKLGTAGLTTALLDEGTTTRNSIQIAEEQERLGASISAGNGMDTSSVGLYALKPNLDASLRLLADVIRNPAFAPQEVERLRGQVLTRIAAEKTAPMPIAQRLLPPLLYGQAHPYGIPFTGSGTESGVKAVTRADLVAFHDRWLRPDNATIFVAGDTELAEIMPLLEKRFGDWKAPNVAKGTKLFRMDRMMRPSRIILVDKPQSPQSMILAGLLTNKRGIDNPVTLITANEVLGGSSTSRLIMDLRETKGWAYSAGSTLPGVKETMPLLVYAPVQTDKTGASIIAARQDIADFLTSKGTSEAERNQTINSQILSLPGSFETSSDLLGAMMRNRLLERPDDFYEKLPAIYRAMTAADLDKAAREAINPDRLIWVVVGDAKLVRPQLDAVGLPVEMGTLAD; from the coding sequence ATGACGTTTTTTCCCCTTTCGCGGCGGCTGATGCTGGCGCTTGGCCTTTCCTCGCTGGCGCTCGCTCCGATGACGCAAGCGGTCTCCGCGCCTGTCGCGGCCTCGCCCGCGCCGCTTTCCAGCCTCGTTGAGGCAGTCGATATTCCCTATGAACAGTTCACGCTCAAAAACGGGCTGCGCGTTATCGTTCATACCGATCGCAAGGCGCCGGTGGTCGCGGTGTCGGTCTGGTATCATGTTGGGTCGCGGTTTGAACCCAAGGGCAAGACCGGCTTTGCGCATCTGTTCGAACATCTGATGTTCTACGGTTCGGAAAATGCGGACGGGCCGTTTTTCGGTCGTCTGGAGGATATCGGCGCGACAGATTGGAATGGCACGACCTGGTTTGATCGAACCAATTATTTCGAGACGGTGCCGACAGGCGCGCTCGACCGGGCCTTGTTTCTGGAAGCGGACCGCATGGGCCATCTGCTGGGCGCTGTCACGCAGGCCAAGCTGGATACGCAGCGGGGGGTCGTCCAGAACGAGAAGCGGATGGGCGAGAATGAGCCCTATGGCCTTGTCGAATATGCTCAGCTGGCCGCCATGCTGCCGGAGGGGCACCCCTATCGCCATTCGACGATCGGCTCGATGGCAGATCTGAACGCGGCCAGCCTTGCCGATGTGCAGAACTGGTTCAAGACGCACTACGGCCCGAACAACGCCGTACTGGTGCTGGCCGGGGACATTGATGCGCCCACTGCTCGCGCCAAGGTGGAAAAATGGTTTGGCGACATTCCCTCCGGCCCGGCGCCCAAGGATGTGGATGCGACTGTCCCCACCCTTCCGCAGGACGTCGAAAAGGTGATGCACGACAATGTCGCGGCCACGCGGCTCTATCGCAACTGGATCGTCCCTGGCGTCAATTCGGCGGACCTGCCGCAGCTCGACCTCGCAATGTCGGTATTTGGCGGGCTCAAATCCTCTCGCCTGGATAACATCCTCGTGCGTGGCGAAAAGGTCGCGGTCGCCGTCAAGGCGAACGTCCAGCCCTTTGAAAAGCTGTCCATCGCGGAGATCACGGTGGACGTTAAGCCCGGTCAGGATGCCGCAGCGGTGGGCAAGCGGCTGGACCAGCTGCTTGCCGACTATCTGGCCAAGGGACCTACGAGCGATGAGGTTCAGCGGGCGGCGACGCGGCAGCTTTCCGGCACCATCGGCGGCTTGGAAAAGGTAGGCGGGTTCAGCGGCAAAGCGGTGACGCTGGCCGAAGGAGCGGTCTATTCCAACGATCCGGGGAAATATAAGAAGGACCTTGCTCTTTACGCAGCTGCAACGCCGCAATCGGTGAGCGCAGCCGCTCGCAAATGGTTGGGGCGGCCGGTGTTTCGATTGACGGTTGCGCCCGGCGAGCGGTCCCCGGAAGATAATGCGCTGGCAGGCAATGCGACGCATCGCCCCGCTTATTTCCGCGATCCTCAAAAGCCCGCGCCTGCGGCGGCGACACCGCCTGCGCCGACGAGTATCGCCGCGCCTGCCATCGAGCCGGTCAAGGATCTGGAATTCCCGAAGGTCGAGCATGCGAAGCTGACGAACGGCATTCCAGTGGTGTTCGCGCGGCGGGCGACGGTGCCCGTGATACGGGTGTCGGTGTCATTCGATGCGGGCAACGCCGCCGACGACAAGGCGAAGCTCGGCACCGCAGGACTGACCACTGCGCTGCTGGACGAAGGGACGACGACGCGCAACTCGATCCAGATTGCCGAGGAGCAGGAGCGGCTGGGCGCATCGATCAGCGCGGGCAACGGCATGGATACGAGCAGCGTCGGCCTCTATGCGTTGAAGCCCAATCTTGACGCTTCGCTGAGGCTGCTGGCGGATGTCATTCGCAACCCGGCCTTTGCCCCGCAGGAGGTGGAACGGCTGCGTGGGCAGGTGCTGACCCGGATTGCCGCTGAAAAGACTGCGCCCATGCCGATCGCGCAGCGCCTGTTGCCGCCGCTGCTTTACGGGCAGGCGCATCCCTATGGCATTCCCTTCACCGGGTCGGGCACGGAAAGCGGAGTCAAGGCGGTGACGCGCGCTGACCTTGTCGCCTTCCATGACAGATGGCTGCGGCCCGACAATGCCACCATCTTCGTGGCGGGCGACACGGAACTGGCCGAGATCATGCCGCTGCTTGAAAAGCGGTTTGGCGACTGGAAAGCGCCGAATGTCGCGAAGGGGACCAAGCTGTTCCGCATGGACCGGATGATGCGGCCGTCGCGGATCATATTGGTCGATAAGCCGCAGAGCCCGCAGTCGATGATCCTCGCCGGGCTGCTGACCAACAAGCGCGGCATCGACAATCCGGTGACTCTGATCACGGCGAATGAGGTGCTCGGCGGCAGTTCGACATCGCGTCTGATCATGGACCTGCGCGAGACAAAGGGGTGGGCCTATTCCGCCGGAAGCACCCTGCCCGGCGTCAAGGAAACGATGCCGCTTCTGGTCTATGCGCCGGTGCAGACGGACAAGACGGGGGCATCGATCATTGCGGCGCGGCAGGACATCGCCGACTTTCTGACGAGCAAGGGGACGAGCGAGGCCGAACGCAACCAGACAATCAACAGCCAGATCCTGTCGCTGCCCGGCAGCTTCGAAACATCGTCGGATCTGCTGGGCGCGATGATGCGCAATCGACTGCTGGAACGGCCGGACGACTTCTATGAAAAGCTGCCCGCGATCTACCGGGCGATGACCGCGGCCGACCTGGACAAGGCCGCGCGGGAGGCGATCAATCCAGACCGGCTGATCTGGGTGGTCGTGGGCGACGCGAAACTGGTGCGGCCGCAGCTTGACGCCGTGGGCCTGCCGGTCGAGATGGGAACATTGGCCGACTAA